A region from the Lolium perenne isolate Kyuss_39 chromosome 4, Kyuss_2.0, whole genome shotgun sequence genome encodes:
- the LOC127319688 gene encoding protein LURP-one-related 15-like: MQVEIAHYGYQRLRSLIFLEATTRRAVLTVEESPSVLRMGRRWEAFRARGTGQADLLFVAVNKTPFLTLSTTTVHVFLDGSSSEERAPDFVVHGSYHRDAMTVSDSGAAAVAQIGKKSTLWGALVGEHTYTVRVNPGIDQAFVLALTLILDQMHNVDHDPYYYHHSYRYR; encoded by the coding sequence ATGCAGGTGGAGATCGCCCACTACGGCTACCAGCGCCTGCGCTCCCTCATCTTCCTCGAGGCCACCACGCGCCGCGCCGTGCTCACCGTCGAGGAGTCCCCGTCGGTGCTCCGGATGGGCCGGCGGTGGGAGGCGTTCCGGGCCCGCGGCACGGGCCAGGCGGACCTTCTCTTCGTCGCCGTGAACAAGACGCCGTTCCTCACGCTCAGCACGACCACGGTCCACGTGTTCCTCGACGGCAGCTCATCCGAAGAGCGGGCGCCCGACTTCGTAGTCCATGGAAGCTACCACCGCGACGCGATGACCGTCTCCGactccggcgccgccgccgtTGCACAGATCGGCAAGAAGAGCACCCTGTGGGGCGCGCTGGTGGGAGAGCACACGTACACCGTGAGAGTGAACCCGGGCATCGACCAGGCGTTCGTCCTGGCGCTCACCCTCATCCTCGACCAGATGCATAATGTAGATCATGATCCATACTATTACCACCATTCATATCGATATAGATGA
- the LOC139838904 gene encoding protein LURP-one-related 15-like: MPWPWESKAAVDERFYAQKPTAFTVARADNWRGAGFNITSSEGGAAVLQVQTDHVGNGNLRSLVVLDAASHDPLLAVEEFRSGDGLKWWEAFRGRGTSGKDRLFAAMDKTQFMQMGNTVHIFLDGDSSGDRVPDLVVSGSYSRGTMTVSRRGGDADFVAQIRKETNYTVWIKPGVDQTFVLALTVILDQMHCPYFDTPSCKNSCRHGR; encoded by the coding sequence ATGCCCTGGCCGTGGGAGAGCAAGGCGGCGGTGGACGAGCGGTTCTACGCGCAGAAGCCGACGGCGTTCACGGTGGCCAGAGCAGACAACTGGAGGGGCGCCGGATTCAACATCACCAGctccgagggcggcgccgccgtgctgCAGGTCCAGACGGATCACGTGGGCAACGGCAACCTACGCTCCCTCGTTGTGCTCGACGCCGCCTCGCACGACCCCTTGCTAGCCGTCGAAGAGTTCCGGTCCGGCGACGGCCTGAAGTGGTGGGAGGCCTTCAGGGGCCGTGGCACTAGCGGGAAGGACAGGCTCTTCGCCGCCATGGACAAGACGCAGTTCATGCAGATGGGAAACACGGTGCACATTTTCCTCGACGGCGACTCCTCCGGCGACCGGGTCCCCGACCTCGTCGTCAGTGGCAGCTACTCCCGGGGCACGATGACCGTCTCCCGTCGCGGTGGCGACGCCGACTTTGTTGCGCAGATCCGAAAGGAGACTAACTATACTGTCTGGATCAAACCGGGTGTTGATCAGACGTTCGTCCTCGCACTCACCGTGATCCTCGACCAGATGCATTGTCCTTATTTTGATACACCCTCGTGTAAGAATTCATGCCGACATGGTAGATAG